From a single Deltaproteobacteria bacterium genomic region:
- a CDS encoding amidohydrolase family protein, with translation MYDLLLKGGRVYDGSGLPSFNADVGIADGKIVDIGRLNGAAKRTLNVDGLAVAPGFIDPHTHLDGQLFWDPYGTSCCYHGVTSVVVGNCGLSLAPAKPEDREAMIKSFVRVEAISRNVLEQGFEWKWTTTEEYMKALGQRLGINAAVLVGHIAVRHHVMGEDAVEREATAAEIEKMRALVRQGMAAGAVGFSTNQNPRHIREDKKPVASRLASDEELGSLLDVLGDMNSGVVQLSGGGADARGRIAYAANMARRTGRPVLWQSISHSWTRPDHWRGMLEATGKVFQEEGLPIYAMTQAKPFEMRYTLLDAQCFDEFPTWKAAMFSPVEARKQMFADKECRKKLRAEAIEDKSASVFPRRWDVIYVDQAKLDENRKYEHKTIEELARAQNKDGLDAFLDLALEENLETRFVHITTQGDPNAVCEILKHPAVMVGQSDAGAHMGYDARFGYCTTFLGRWVRDHKIMPLEQAVAKLTFQVASLFGLGDRGLLRPKFAGDIVVFDPVTINTLEPEYVQDLPANETRMIQNATGIHYTVVNGAVAIDHGKPTQAHTGKVLRPTSWAA, from the coding sequence ATGTACGATCTACTACTCAAAGGCGGGCGGGTTTATGACGGGTCGGGGCTGCCGAGCTTCAATGCGGATGTCGGCATCGCTGATGGAAAGATCGTCGATATCGGCCGCTTGAACGGCGCCGCCAAGCGCACCCTCAACGTCGACGGCTTGGCGGTGGCGCCAGGCTTCATCGATCCGCACACCCACCTCGATGGCCAATTGTTCTGGGACCCCTACGGCACTTCTTGCTGCTATCACGGCGTGACTTCCGTGGTCGTCGGCAACTGCGGTTTGAGCCTGGCGCCGGCGAAACCGGAAGATCGCGAAGCGATGATCAAGAGCTTCGTGCGCGTCGAGGCGATCAGCCGCAATGTGCTCGAACAGGGCTTCGAATGGAAGTGGACCACGACGGAAGAATACATGAAAGCGCTGGGCCAGCGCTTGGGCATCAACGCCGCGGTCTTAGTCGGCCACATCGCGGTGCGCCACCACGTCATGGGCGAAGACGCCGTGGAACGCGAAGCGACAGCGGCAGAGATCGAAAAGATGCGCGCGCTGGTGCGCCAGGGCATGGCAGCCGGCGCGGTTGGTTTTTCGACCAACCAGAATCCGCGCCATATTCGTGAAGACAAAAAACCGGTGGCAAGCCGTCTAGCTTCCGACGAGGAGCTGGGTTCGTTGCTCGATGTGCTTGGTGACATGAACAGCGGTGTCGTGCAGCTCAGCGGCGGCGGTGCCGATGCACGCGGGCGCATCGCCTACGCCGCCAACATGGCGCGGCGCACCGGGCGGCCGGTGCTATGGCAGAGCATCAGCCACAGTTGGACCCGGCCGGACCACTGGCGCGGCATGTTGGAAGCGACCGGGAAAGTTTTTCAAGAAGAGGGCTTGCCGATTTACGCCATGACGCAAGCCAAGCCGTTTGAGATGCGTTACACGCTACTCGACGCGCAATGCTTCGACGAGTTTCCTACCTGGAAAGCGGCGATGTTTAGTCCGGTCGAAGCGCGCAAGCAGATGTTCGCCGATAAAGAATGCCGCAAGAAGCTGCGCGCCGAGGCCATCGAAGACAAGTCGGCGTCGGTCTTTCCGCGGCGCTGGGATGTGATCTACGTCGACCAGGCGAAACTCGATGAGAACAGAAAGTACGAGCACAAGACGATTGAGGAATTGGCCCGCGCGCAAAACAAAGACGGCCTCGACGCCTTTCTCGACTTGGCGCTGGAAGAAAATCTCGAAACCCGCTTCGTGCACATTACGACCCAGGGCGATCCCAACGCGGTCTGTGAGATTCTCAAACACCCTGCCGTGATGGTGGGCCAATCCGACGCCGGCGCGCACATGGGCTACGATGCGCGCTTTGGTTACTGCACGACGTTTCTCGGCCGCTGGGTGCGCGATCATAAAATCATGCCGCTGGAACAAGCGGTGGCGAAGTTGACCTTCCAAGTTGCGTCGCTGTTCGGCCTTGGCGACCGCGGTTTGTTGCGGCCGAAGTTCGCTGGCGATATCGTTGTCTTCGATCCTGTGACGATCAACACCTTGGAGCCTGAGTACGTGCAAGACCTGCCGGCTAACGAAACCCGCATGATTCAAAACGCCACCGGTATTCATTACACCGTCGTCAACGGCGCGGTGGCGATCGATCACGGTAAGCCGACCCAGGCGCACACGGGGAAGGTGTTGAGGCCGACGAGTTGGGCAGCATGA